A single Oncorhynchus nerka isolate Pitt River unplaced genomic scaffold, Oner_Uvic_2.0 unplaced_scaffold_457, whole genome shotgun sequence DNA region contains:
- the LOC135571264 gene encoding uncharacterized protein LOC135571264 produces the protein MTLALILRSKVPDVLNGIEIRALRWPWQNTDIPLSSPHEPSLIQPPPTQSHPAPTNPVPSRPHQPSLIQPPPTQSHPAPTNPVSSSPHQPSLIQPPPTQSHPAPTNPVSSSPTNPVSSSPHQPSLIQPPPTQSHPAPTNPVSSSPHQPSLIQPHQPSPIQPPPTQSHPAPTNPVPSSPHQPSPIQPPPTQSYPFPTNPVPSSPHQPSPIQPPPTQSHPAPTNPVSSSPHQPSPIQPPPTQSHPAPTNPVPSSPHQPSPIHSPPTQSHPAPTNPVPSSPHQPSLIQPPPTQSHPAPTNPVSSCGVFDTDLSLLERKACDHAIHPIQPIVFLKQEAAE, from the exons ATGACCCTAGCCCTCATCCTCCGATCtaaggtcccagacgtgctcaatgggattgagatccgggctcttcgctggccatggcagaacactgacattccg CTATCCAGTCCTCACGAACCCAGTCTCATCCAGCCCCCACCAACCCAGTCTCATCCAGCCCCCACCAACCCAGTCCCATCCAGGCCCCACCAACCCAGTCTCATCCAGCCCCCACCAACCCAGTCTCATCCAGCCCCCACCAACCCAGTCTCATCCAGCCCCCACCAACCCAGTCTCATCCAGCCCCCACCAACCCAGTCTCATCCAGCCCCCACCAACCCAGTCTCATCCAGCCCCACCAACCCAGTCTCATCCAGCCCCCACCAACCCAGTCTCATCCAGCCCCCACCAACCCAGTCTCATCCAGCCCCCACCAACCCAGTCTCATCCAGCCCCCACCAACCCAGTCTCATCCAGCCCCACCAACCCAGTCCCATCCAGCCCCCACCAACCCAGTCTCATCCAGCCCCCACCAACCCAGTCCCATCCAGCCCCCACCAACCCAGTCCCATCCAGCCCCCACCAACCCAGTCCTATCCATTCCCCACCAACCCAGTCCCATCCAGCCCCCACCAACCCAGTCCCATCCAGCCCCCACCAACCCAGTCCCATCCAGCCCCCACCAACCCAGTCTCATCCAGCCCCCACCAACCCAGTCCCATCCAGCCCCCACCAACCCAGTCCCATCCAGCCCCCACCAACCCAGTCCCATCCAGCCCCCACCAACCCAGTCCTATCCATTCCCCACCAACCCAGTCCCATCCAGCCCCCACCAACCCAGTCCCATCCAGCCCCCACCAACCCAGTCTCATCCAGCCCCCACCAACCCAGTCCCATCCAGCCCCCACCAACCCAGTCTCTTCCTGTGGCGTGTTTGATACCGACCTGTCCCTCTTGGAAAGAAAGGCCTGTGACCATGCCATCCATCCCATTCAACCCATTGTGTTCCTGAAACAAGAAGCAGCAGAGTAG
- the irx1a gene encoding LOW QUALITY PROTEIN: iroquois-class homeodomain protein irx-1 (The sequence of the model RefSeq protein was modified relative to this genomic sequence to represent the inferred CDS: inserted 1 base in 1 codon) — translation MSFPQLGYPQYLSASQAVYGGDRPGVLTPSSRGGSSELAGNQSAAAAAVTSVLGMYANPYTAHNYSAFLPYSSADLALFSQMGSQYELKDSPGVHPGSFAAHTSPAFYPYGQFQYGDPARPKNATRESTSTLKAWLNEHRKNPYPTXGEKIMLAIITKMTLTQVSTWFANARRRLKKENKVTWGARSKEDEDGNIFGSDNEGDAEKNDDEEEIDLESIDIDKIDDNDGDQSNEEDDDKPEGRARNRELDSLEKRRAFALQHEAFDKSKNSISSGKELSDSNSNTRVVSPDRQGSFQLPVNNKPKIWSLAETATSPDSSVKSTSPSGPTGHTPPQMQHPAFLPSHGLYTCQIGKFHNWTNGAFLGQNSLLNVRSFLGVNQHHHHNLHLQTQLQQQQASVLVSPGASPQLSPKHIDRENVVRSVSPPTQSLKSSFRPLHDGPRTQQEAPQLVLTALSSA, via the exons ATGTCTTTCCCCCAGTTGGGCTACCCTCAGTACTTAAGTGCCTCCCAAGCGGTGTACGGCGGGGATCGCCCGGGGGTCCTGACTCCGTCGTCCCGGGGAGGGAGCTCTGAGTTAGCGGGAAACCAGTCGGCTGCTGCGGCTGCAGTCACCTCGGTGTTGGGCATGTACGCAAACCCCTACACTGCACACAACTACAGCGCATTCCTGCCTTACAGCAGCGCAGACCTGGCTCTGTTCTCTCAAATG GGCTCCCAGTACGAGCTGAAGGACAGTCCTGGCGTCCACCCCGGCAGCTTCGCGGCCCACACCTCGCCAGCTTTCTACCCTTACGGTCAGTTCCAGTACGGGGACCCGGCCAGGCCCAAGAACGCGACCCGGGAGAGTACCAGCACGCTGAAGGCCTGGCTCAATGAGCACAGGAAGAACCCCTACCCCA AAGGAGAGAAGATCATGTTGGCCATCATTACTAAGATGACCCTGACGCAGGTGTCCACCTGGTTCGCTAACGCCAGGAGGAGGTTGAAGAAGGAGAACAAGGTGACGTGGGGAGCCAGGAGTAAAGAGGACGAGGATGGAAACATCTTCGGCTCCGACAACGAGGGAGACGCGGAGAAGAACGATGACGAGGAGGAGATCGATCTAGAGAGCATCGATATAGACAAGATAGACGACAACGATGGAGATCAGAGCAATGAGGAGGACGATGATAAACCGGAGGGCAGAGCGCGAAACCGAGAACTGGACAGTCTGGAGAAACGGCGGGCCTTCGCTCTGCAGCACGAGGCCTTCGACAAATCTAAGAACTCAATTTCCTCCGGGAAGGAACTTTCTGATAGCAACAGCAACACCAGAGTTGTGTCCCCGGACAGACAGGGAAGTTTTCAGCTCCCAGTGAACAATAAGCCTAAAATCTGGTCGTTAGCTGAGACGGCTACCAGTCCTGATAGTTCTGTcaagtccacctctccctccggCCCTACCGGTCACACCCCGCCTCAGATGCAACACCCAGCCTTCCTGCCCTCTCACGGACTATACACCTGCCAGATAGGCAAGTTCCATAACTGGACCAACGGAGCTTTCCTGGGGCAGAACTCTCTGCTCAATGTCCGGTCGTTTCTAGGAGTTAATCAGCACCATCATCATAACCTCCACTTACAGACCcaactgcagcagcagcaggcctCGGTGTTGGTGTCGCCCGGAGCCTCGCCACAACTCAGCCCCAAGCACATAG ACCGTGAAAACGTTGTAAGAAGTGTCTCTCCTCCAACGCAATCTCTGAAGTCCTCATTCAGACCCCTTCATGATGG CCCCAGGACTCAGCAAGAAGCCCCGCAGCTGGTTCTAACGGCCCTCTCCTCGGCTTGA